Genomic DNA from Salinibacter pepae:
TCCAGTACGCGGGCCGGGTTCGCTCTTCCTACCTGAAGGCCAACCAGACGGGCGCCCTCGAGTCTTTCGACCAGGAACTTGAGCGGGTGCTGGCCGACGCCTCCTTCCAGGTCCCCGCCCGGGTGCGTCAGGCGTACGGCCTCGCCAGTGACTCGGCACGGGAGCCGTCCCGGATGCCCGCCGTGCCGGGCGCTCCGCCGAGCACTCCATCCCAACAGCCCGACCAGCCCGCCTCGAATGAGTAGCCCCTGGGGGCCTTCGGCGTCGCTGCGTCTTTGCCTTGACAGAGGGACCGACCCAGACTATATTTAGCGGCAGTTATCACGTCGCGTCGTACCTTCCCGTGTTTTGCAGGGTGCCGCGTGCGTGAGACTGCGTGTGACCGTTTCCTGATCTTTCTGGGATTCACCTCACACCACCCTAGACATCCGCCGGGGCCCGGTGCGTACTGGTATTTCGCCGCATCCCTTTTCCCCCGCGCGGACGAATCTTTCGGGACGATCCAGTCACTGTGATTGAATCGATATTATGAGGACAAGCACGGTCAAGTGGTTCGACGCCAAGAAAGGGTACGGATTTATTCATCACCCCGACGACGGCGAGGACGTCTTCGTCCACTACTCGAATATTCAGTCGGACGACGATTTCAAGACCCTGAAGAGCGACCAGCCCGTCCGCTTCGAGATGAACGATGGGCCGAAGGGCCTCCATGCCCTGGAGGTGTCTCCCCTGGACGACGAGGAGACGCCTTCTGCGGACGACGACAATGAGCCGGAACTCACGCCCGCGGACGTCGACCCCACCGCCACCGTCGATCCGTCTCCGTCCGGCAACGAATCCTCGTCGGATTCGTCGTGGTAGCCTTCTCGCGTACTCCCTCCAGTCCACCCGTCCGGCGCCGTGCCCCCCGAGTACCCGGAGCCCCTTTCGATTGAACAAGACCATCCCTCCCGTGAACTCGATGCAGGGACCCTTCGGCACGTAATCCGCCATGTGGTGGACGCGGAGGGGGCGTCACTGACCCACTTGAGCCTGGTGCTCACCGACCACGATACGGTTCGCCGCCTGAACCAGTCGTACCTCGACCACGACTACGACACGGATGTGCTCTCCTTCTCGCTCCGGGAGGGGCCCGCCCCTTCGTCTGGGGCCTCCGGGGCGGGGGTTGAGGGGGAGGTGTACGTGGATCTGGACACGGCGGCCGAGCGCCACGACGAGTTCGATGCGTCGTTCGAGCGCGAGGCCTACCGGTACGTCGTGCACGGCCTTCTGCACCTCGTCGGGTACGACGACGCACAGCCGGCGGGGCAGGACGAGATGCGGGAGAAAGAGGACCAGTACCTCAACGCCGTGCTGCCGGCCCCTTCCTCTTGACGGGCGGGCCTGTGAGGAGGTTGGGCTTCAGTGCGGGCCGGAAGGCCCCCGGAATCCACCGCCGGTCGTGCCCGTGGAACCATTTCCCGTATCTTAGAATGTGAAAATGTCCCTTCGGGCACAGAGGGGAGCGGCGGGGGCTGCCTCGTCTACCC
This window encodes:
- a CDS encoding cold-shock protein; the encoded protein is MRTSTVKWFDAKKGYGFIHHPDDGEDVFVHYSNIQSDDDFKTLKSDQPVRFEMNDGPKGLHALEVSPLDDEETPSADDDNEPELTPADVDPTATVDPSPSGNESSSDSSW
- the ybeY gene encoding rRNA maturation RNase YbeY — translated: MPPEYPEPLSIEQDHPSRELDAGTLRHVIRHVVDAEGASLTHLSLVLTDHDTVRRLNQSYLDHDYDTDVLSFSLREGPAPSSGASGAGVEGEVYVDLDTAAERHDEFDASFEREAYRYVVHGLLHLVGYDDAQPAGQDEMREKEDQYLNAVLPAPSS